In Solea senegalensis isolate Sse05_10M unplaced genomic scaffold, IFAPA_SoseM_1 scf7180000015743, whole genome shotgun sequence, a genomic segment contains:
- the zswim8 gene encoding zinc finger SWIM domain-containing protein 8 isoform X2, translating to MELMFAEWEDGERFSFEDSDRFEEDSLCSFISEAESLCQNWRGWRKQSAGPNSPTVKIKDGQVIPLVELSAKQVAFHIPFEVVEKVYPPVPEQLQLRIAYWSFPENEEDIRLYSCLANGSPDEFQRGEQLYRIRAVKDPLQIGFHLSATVVTSQAGQSKGAYNVAVMFDRCRITSCSCTCGAGAKWCAHVVALCLFRIHNASAVCLRAPVSESLSRLQRDQLQKFAQYLISELPQQILPTAQRLLDELLSSQSTAINTVCGAPDPTAGPSASDQSTWYLDESTLSDNIKKTLHKFCGPSPVVFSDVNSMYLSSTEPPAAAEWACLLRPLRGREPEGIWNLLSIVREMFKRRDSNAAPLLEILTEQCLTYEQIISWWYSVRTSASHSSASGHTGRSNGQSEVAAHACASMCDEMVVLWRLAVLDPTMSPCRRLELAVQLKQWHLKVIEIVKRGQHRKSLDKLFQGFKPAVESCYFNWEVAYPLEGITYCSADKKSANFCWSRAVQHQRGVKAAAGGGGDAESGGVGRAEGGDFKGRGSSHLSQQEVAVRPKETILTKRKGLSVSGGGGMLVRLGGSVSLSLDDGGVKCMYKGPGSSSGGKLKLTPGGIKGASVGGAAGSGGLGGGKHASVKRRTSSEDSSLEPDMAELSLDDGCNLALGAEASNTFEFLPPPPEMVPSPSPLLRDSRKYNSSSTGGKIFDTKCIGLTVAVLPAPEPTHPCFPSKETVAGVTDTPSAAEKQAEAEVESVQNKDEDVDSADSNHPSTSSTTARTGTAPASAKAPHSHREVVAAGAPGAPGAPGAPGAAGAAGAAGAAGAAAAGRPAGGEAVGEDDYQAYYLSAASEEGAERQLTDNHQEEEPDIFAGIKPLEQEGRMEVLFACAEALHAHGYSNEACRLAVELATDLLANPPDLKVEQPQTKGKKSKVSTSRQTQVATNTLSKAAFLLTVLSERLELHNLAFSTGMFSLELQRPPASTKALEVKLAYQESEVVSLLKKIPLGLVEMSAIRERAEQLRDGNFCDYRPVLPLMLASFIFDVLCTPVVSPTGSRPPSRNRNNEMPGDEELGFEAAVAALGMKTTVSEAEHPLLCEGTRRVKGDLALALMITYKDDQSKLKKILDKLLDRESQTHKPQTLSSFYSSKPAAGSQRSPSKHTVSGHSGVGGATGGVSKHAPSSSSSVPTVTASSSAVTLAAEEVAHQAELQPVQSSTAGESTAETREHVSDGPPSSSDQQNETAPFKLEVTVPSRLALGARCGYSQRCWGSPVRQKKKHTGMASIDSSAPETTSDSSPTLSRRPLRGGWAAASWGRGQDSDSISSSSSDSLGSSSSSGSRRAGGGARAKSNDTSRYKGRRPECHAPHVPNQPSEAAAHFYFELAKTVLIKAGGNSSTSIFTQPSASGGHQGPHRNLHLCAFEIGLYALGLHNFVSPNWLSRTYSSHVSWITGQAMEIGSAALNILVECWDGHLTPPEVASLADRASRARDLNMVRAAAELALSCLPHAHALNPNEIQRALVQCKEQDNVMLEKACMAVEEAAKGGGVYPEVLFEVAHQWYWLYEQSVGGGSAQQRETSGRCGANGGSGRRSQESTCVVLDGGVNMESQGTATVTASVTAAAVVPVISVGSTIYQSHAIAGQAMAHPHTQGLHPYTTIQAHLPTVCTPQYLGHPLQHVPRPTVFPVTGAAYPQGMHPAFIGAQFPFSVATGPQPPMAATAVTFPGVPVPSMTQIAVHPYHTESGLPLSTTVAVGSVHAGQTIQTIQGASMPSLSSQPGSMVSTHTFLAEDEQHSQPISQQGLHHLHSAYRVGMLALEMLGRRAHNDHPNNFSRSPPYTEDVKWLLGLAARLGVNYVYQFCVGAAKGVLSPFVLQEIIMEALQRLNPAHIHAHLRTPAFHQLVQRCQQAYLQYIHHRLIHLTPADYDDFVNIIRSARGAFCLTPVGVMQFNDVLQNLKRGKQTKELWQRISLEMATFSP from the exons ATGGTCAGGTCATTCCCTTGGTGGAGTTGTCAGCTAAACAGGTGGCGTTCCACATACCATTCGAGGTGGTGGAGAAAGTCTATCCCCCAGTCCCTGAACAACTCCAGCTACGCATCGCCTACTGGAGTTTCCCTGAAAATGAGGAAGACATCAG GTTATATTCCTGCCTGGCCAATGGGAGTCCAGATGAATTTCAACGTGGAGAGCAATTGTACAGGATCAGAGCTGTCAAAGACCCGCTTCAGATCG GTTTCCACCTCAGTGCCACAGTGGTGACCAGTCAGGCCGGTCAGTCTAAAGGAGCCTACAACGTGGCTGTTATGTTTGACCGCTGCCGCATCACTTCCTGTAGTTGCACATGTGGTGCAGGAGCCAAATGGTGTGCCCACGTTGTAGCGCTGTGTCTCTTCAGGATCCAcaat gcatcAGCAGTGTGTCTTAGGGCTCCAGTCTCTGAGTCTTTATCCAGACTGCAGAGGGACCAGCTCCAGAAGTTTGCCCAGTACCTCATCAGTGAACTGCCTCAGCAG ATCCTGCCCACCGCTCAGCGGTTGCTGGATGAGCTGTTGTCTTCTCAGTCCACTGCCATCAACACTGTGTGTGGAGCTCCAG ACCCCACCGCAGGCCCTTCAGCTTCTGACCAGAGCACTTGGTATTTGGATGAGTCGACTCTCAGTGACAACATCAAAAAGACTCTACACAAGTTCTGTGGGCCGTCACCTGTTGTCTTCAG TGATGTAAACTCCATGTACCTGTCGTCCACGGAGCCGCCCGCGGCTGCCGAGTGGGCGTGTCTGCTGCGACCACTGAGGGGCCGTGAGCCAGAAGGCATCTGGAACCTTTTGTCCATCGTCAGGGAGATGTTTAAGAGACGAGACAGCAACGCTGCACCGCTTCTGGAGATCCTCACAGAGCAGTGTCTCACCTATGAACAG ATCATCAGCTGGTGGTACAGTGTCCGGACGTCAGCCTCCCACAGCAGTGCCAGCGGCCACACTGGACGCAGCAACGGCCAGTCAGAGGTGGCGGCTCATGCCTGTGCCAGCATGTGTGATGAGATGGTGGTGCTCTGGAGGCTGGCGGTGCTCGACCCGACCATGAGCCCCTGCAG GCGTCTGGAGCTGGCTGTCCAGTTGAAGCAGTGGCATCTCAAAGTCATTGAAATCGTGAAGCGGGGGCAACATCGGAAATCCTTGGATAAACTGTTCCAGGGCTTCAAGCCTGCGGTCGAGTCCTGCTATTTCAACTGGGAGGTTGCCTACCCACTGGAAGGCATCACCTACTGTAGTGCCGATAAGAAGAGCGCCAACTTCTGCTGGTCCAGAGCAGTGCAACATCAACGAGGAGTCAAAGCTGCCGCAGGGGGGGGTGGAGACGCTGAGTCAGGGGGAGTAGGGAGAGCTGAAGGTGGAGATTTTAAAGGAAGAGGCAGCAGTCACTTGTCCCAACAGGAGGTGGCAGTGCGACCCAAGGAGACCATTCTGACCAAGAGGAAGGGGCTGTCTGTGAGCGGCGGCGGGGGGATGCTGGTCCGTCTTGGGGGCAGCGTCTCTCTGTCCCTGGACGATGGAGGTGTGAAGTGCATGTACAAAGGgccaggctcctcctctggagGAAAGCTGAAACTGACTCCTGGAGGTATAAAGGGTGCATCTGTTGGAGGTGCTGCAGGAAGTGGAGGGTTAGGAGGCGGTAAGCACGCCAGCGTCAAGCGGAGAACCAGCAGTGAGGATAGCTCCCTGGAGCCAGACATGGCTGAGCTCAGTCTGGATGATGGCTGCAATCTGGCTCTGGGCGCTGAGGCCAGCAACACTTTTGAGTTCCTCCCTCCGCCACCAGAGATGGTGCCGTCTCCGAGCCCCCTGCTTCGAGACTCTCGCAagtacaacagcagcagcacgggAGGCAAGATCTTTGATACCAAGTGCATCGGCCTTACTGTGGCTGTACTTCCTGCTCCAGAGCCCACTCACCCCTGCTTCCCCTCCAAAGAGACGGTGGCAGGTGTTACGGACACGCCCAGTGCTGCAGAGAAGCAGGCGGAGGCGGAGGTGGAGTCTGTCCAGAACAAAGACGAAGATGTGGACTCAGCTGACAGTAACCATCCATCTACCTCCAGCACAACAGCAAGAACAGGCACCGCTCCCGCATCTGCAAAGGCACCGCACAGCCACAGAGAGGTGGTGGCTGCAGGAGCTCCAGGAGCTCCAGGAGCTCCAGGAGctccaggagctgcaggagctgcaggagctgcaggagctgcaggagcagcgGCTGCAGGTAGACcagctggaggagaagctgTGGGTGAGGACGACTATCAAGCGTACTACCTGAGCGCTGCCTCAGAGGAGGGAGCAGAGCGTCAGCTGACTGACAACcatcaggaggaggagccagacaTCTTTGCAGGAATCAAACCTCTGGAGCAGGAAGGACGCATGGAG gttctgtttgCGTGTGCAGAGGCTCTTCACGCCCATGGTTACAGTAACGAGGCGTGCCGGCTGGCCGTGGAGCTGGCCACTGACCTGTTGGCTAACCCTCCAGACCTGAAGGTGGAGCAGCCGCAGACCAAG GGGAAGAAGAGCAAGGTGTCGACCAGCCGTCAGACACAGGTGGCGACTAACACGCTGTCCAAAGCTGCTttcctcctcactgtcctcaGTGAGAGACTGGAGCTGCACAACCTGGCCTTCAGCACCGGCATGTTCTCTCTGGAACTCCAGAGACCACCGGCATCCACCAAAGCTCTGGAG GTGAAGCTGGCCTATCAGGAGTCAGAGGTGGTGTCTCTGTTGAAGAAGATCCCTCTGGGTCTGGTGGAGATGTCGGCcatcagagagagagctgagcaGCTGAGAGACGGAAACTTCTGTGATTACAGACCGGTGCTGCCGCTCATGTTGGCCAGCTTCATCTTTGATGTCCTGTGTACTCCAG TGGTGTCCCCAACAGGGTCCCGTCCACCGAGCCGTAACCGCAACAACGAGATGCCCGGTGATGAAGAGCTGGGCTTCGAGGCAGCTGTTGCTGCATTAG GCATGAAGACGACGGTCAGCGAGGCAGAACATCCTCTTCTCTGTGAGGGAACCAGGCGTGTGAAGGGTGACCTCGCTCTGGCCCTCATGATCACGTATAAGGACGACCAGAGCAAGCTGAAGAAG ATACTTGATAAGTTGTTGGACAGGGAGAGTCAGACCCACAAGCCTCAGACTCTTAGCTCCTTCTACTCCAGTAAGCCAGCAGCCGGCAGCCAGCGCAGCCCATCCAAGCACACTGTCTCTGGCCACAGCGGGGTGGGCGGAGCTACAGGGGGAGTCTCCAAACACGcaccttcatcttcctcttcagtgCCCACTGTGACagcctcttcctctgctgtgaCACTGGCTGCAGAAGAGGTCGCTCATCAGGCCGAACTACAGCCAGTGCAAAGCAGCACAGCAGGGGAGAGCACTGCTGAGACCAGGGAGCATG TATCAGACGGGCCTCCCTCATCCAGTGACCAGCAGAATGAGACGGCTCCATTTAAGCTGGAGGTCACTGTTCCCAGTCGACTAGCATTGGGCGCACGCTGTGGTTACAGCCAACGCTGCTGGGGCTCACCTGTgcgacagaagaagaaacacactg GCATGGCAAGTATCGACAGCAGTGCTCCAGAAACCACCTCAGACAGTTCCCCCACCCTCAGCCGCCGCCCACTCCGGGGCGGCTGGGCCGCAGCATCGTGGGGGCGGGGCCAGGACAGTGACAGCATCAGCAGTTCATCATCAGATTCGTtgggctcctcctcctccagcggCTCTCGTAGGGCAGGGGGCGGGGCCAGAGCGAAGAGCAATGACACCAGCAG GTACAAAGGGCGGCGCCCAGAGTGCCACGCCCCCCACGTACCCAATCAGCCGTCAGAGGCCGCagcacatttttactttgagCTGGCCAAGACGGTGCTAATCAAAGCTGGAGGAAACTCGTCCACCTCCATTTTCACTCAGCCCTCAGCCAGTGGGGGCCACCAGGGGCCCCACAGGAACCTGCACCTGTGCGCCTTTGAAATCGGCCTGTACGCCCTTGGACTACACAACTTTGTCTCTCCCAACTGGCTCTCCAGGACCTACTCCTCTCATGTGTCCTGGATCactg gccaGGCCATGGAGATTGGCAGTGCTGCTCTGAACATCTTGGTTGAGTGCTGGGACGGTCACCTGACTCCTCCAGAGGTGGCGTCCTTAGCAGACCGAGCGTCGCGGGCCAGAGACCTTAACATGGTGCGGGCGGCAGCAGAGCTGGCCCTGAGCTGTCTGCCCCACGCTCATGCTCTGAATCCTAATGAGATCCAGAGAGCACTGGTGCAGTGTAAAGAGCAG GACAACGTGATGCTGGAGAAGGCCTGCATGGCAGTAGAGGAAGCAGCTAAAGGAGGGGGCGTGTATCCTGAGGTTCTGTTTGAAGTGGCTCATCAGTGGTACTGGCTGTACGAGCAGTCTGTGGGCGGGGGCTCGGCCCAGCAGAGGGAGACGTCTGGACGCTGCGGGGCCAACGGGGGTTCTGGCAGGAGATCGCAGGAATCCACCTGCGTGGTGCTGGACGGCGGGGTCAACATGGAGTCTCAGGGGACGGCGACGGTCACGGCCTCGGTCACTGCAGCGGCTGTGGTGCCCGTCATCTCCGTGGGCTCCACCATCTACCAGTCCCACGCCATCGCAGGCCAGGCCATGGCTCACCCTCACACCCAGGGCCTCCACCCCTACACCACCATACAGGCCCACCTCCCCACTGTGTGCACCCCACAGTACCTGGGACACCCTCTGCAGCATGTCCCCCGCCCCACTGTCTTTCCTGTGACTGGAGCTGCTTATCCACAG GGAATGCACCCAGCGTTTATTGGGGCTCAGTTCCCGTTCTCCGTGGCCACTGGCCCACAGCCACCCATGGCAGCCACAGCTGTGACCTTCCCTGGTGTCCCCGTCCCATCCATGACTCAAATAGCCGTCCATCCCTACCACACTGAGAGCGGCCTGCCGCTCAGCACCACTGTAGCAG TCGGCAGCGTCCATGCGGGCCAGACCATCCAGACCATTCAGGGAGCGTCCATGCCGTCCCTCTCCTCACAGCCCGGCTCCATGGTCAGCACTCACACTTTCCTGGCAGAGGACGAGCAGCACAGTCAGCCGATCAGCCAGCAGGGGCTGCACCACCTGCACTCGGCCTACAGAGTTG GCATGCTGGCATTAGAGATGCTGGGTAGAAGAGCTCACAACGACCATCCTAACAACTTCTCCAGGAGTCCTCCTTACACTGAAGATGTGAAGTGGCTGCTGGGACTGGCCGCTCGCCTCG gAGTCAACTATGTGTACCAGTTCTGTGTAGGAGCAGCAAAAGGTGTCCTCAGTCCGTTTGTCCTGCAGGAGATCATCATGGAAGCTCTGCAGAGGCTAAACCCCGCCCACATCCACGCCCACCTCCGGACACCTGCTTTCCATCAGCTTGTCCAGCGCTGCCAACAGGCTTACCTGCAG taCATCCACCACCGGCTCATCCACCTGACACCTGCAGACTATGACGACTTTGTCAACATCATCCGCAGCGCGAGAGGAGCGTTCTGTCTGACGCCTGTGGGCGTGATGCAGTTTAACGACGTGCTGCAGAACCTGAAGAGAGGCAAACAGACCAAGGAGCTGTGGCAGCGCATTTCCCTGGAAATGGCAACCTTCTCACCCTGa